AAAGACGTCCTTGGCGGGGGCAGCCGGGAGCCACCTGCATGAAGTCCTGGCAAGGAGGCACATGTAGAAACAGGGGTGCTGTCACGAGGCGTCGAGGTGAAGAGTGGAGACTGTTGGTTGCTCAGAGAGCCCAAGACACCAAGGACCCTGTCGAGTTCACTAGAGATACGCATCACAGACTCTGTCAGGAACCTGACCTTGTCTGGCTCGGGGACAGCCTGCAAATCAGCTCTCAAATCAACTGgtgggaaagaggggaaaagaggggTCACTGGGAAGGCAAGGGAGACAGGAGACCTTCCCTGTCCAAGCTGAGGCCAATCAATCTGTGCTTAGGGATACAGAGGCTTTGCAGCCAGGTTTTGTGCCCTGGAGGCTGCTTGGGCACAGAGTGAAGCAGAACGATGATAGCAAGGACATGATCCTCCCATGTTGCAAGAATAGGGCCTGCCAGACAAGTCTGGATATGCACAAGTGTGCGCATCTGGCCTCCCTGCCCCATCTCCCCCAGTTCCCCTGTACCCCTTCACACAGCCATAAACATAACAGCAACTCCCTTGCAAATGACAGTCAGGCACTTACATTCAGGCTGATTTACATTTACACTGGATGTGCTGTTTGTATCCTCAGAATTGCTGAGATCAAAAGTCACCATCTTCTTGCATGCAGCACTCTTCAGTGTGTCTTCATCTGAGAGCTGGgccaaagaaggaaaatgaccCAAATAAGACATGCTGTAttgctgctgtggtttaaggCACGTCTTATTTGGgtctctattctgctctcagaGAATGTGTTTCAGAAAGCCAGCTCTACTGGGCACCACTCTCTGGCCACCAGAAACAGGGCccaacagccctgcagagattCCAGCACAGGGAAAAGGGCTCTGGGCAGACTGGAGGGCAGCAGGGCAAGGccaagcagcagtgatgctggtggTTACCTCCTCCAGCAGCGAGGACTCCAGCTGgctcagcttctcttctttcttcttgagCAGTACCTGTCCTTTCCGCATAGCAGACTTCATCTTGTCCAACTGCTTGGCTTCCTGCAGGGGGTCAACAGCCGAGCCAAGGAGAAGTGAACCAGAATGACAGGAAAGAACCGTGTTAGTGGTTGGGCTGACTTTCATTATCTCACTTCTACTCAGCACTGGAAATGAGGATGCTGGAGTAAAATTGCTCCCAAATCATGGAGAGCATGGGAAATGGAATGTACAGAGGGCAGAGCACAAGCCTCAAAGCCGGTTCACCCCAAGGAAGAGGTGATACCTCCTCCACTTGAAGGTCCCAAGAGCTTCAACTAAAGCCAAGCTCCTGCACTGCAGCAAGCACTGGGCTGCACTGCTCACCTCTTCCAGGTTCTTGCGCATGCCCTCCAGGTGCTGGGAGCTCTTGGGATCCTGCACCACCTCCTGGGCCTTCTGCATGTCCTGGCGccactgctgctttgcagctttCAGTGCCATGTGCCTCTTCCTCATGGAGTGAGTCTGGGTCACCAGGAACTCCTTGGCATTCCTGATGGAAATCCCTTCCGCAGAGATGTAGCTCCTGACACTACACGAGAGAGACACACATGCTCCTGCcttcctgtgctgtgctctcctgCTTGTGAAGCCAAAGCAAACccttctgcagaagcagctgctggaagACACTCACTGATCAAACTGGAGGTCACCGTCCTCATGGCTTTGGGTGGGTGGGGAAACAGGCTCTCCAGATGAGTGCTGAGGAGTTGAAACATGGAAACAACTGACATTTGCATGGGAAACAGAACCCTAGAACCCCATAAGAATCCAATTAGGAGCCAACATTCACAGTGCCATCACCAGGGTACTGCCCACATCCAAAATCAGTGCCAGGGATGCTCTTCATGGGACTTCTCAAAAGTAACAGAGACATTTCCATCCCTGTTTTGACTCCAAGGACACTCAAGTATCCCACACTCCTTTCCTCCCAGTAATAAGAGACAGAAATCAGCCCTAAACATATTGATGTCTCCGGGCAAAGAAAAACGCATCAGCGCATCTCAACTGTCTTCAACCAGAAGGAACAAAAGCTGGGATTTTCAAGGGAGTTACAGTTTCAGATCTCACACAGCAAGCACCTTTACAGTCTGCTTTACTCACAGCTTCACTAGCTTCTCCCAGGTcttcagcacagagctcagcttcCTCCTTTGGAGATTCCACACTTTCTTCTGCCTCCAGTTGTTTCAAAGTGTCCTGTTTGCTTCTGATGGCTGCGTCCAGCTCACTGCCACACAAAAGACAACACTTGATTACACTGCAAGTCCATCTAGCCCAGGAACCCATCTCTCAAAGCATCTTATTAACCTCACCAGACAGGTGGAGAGAAGCCAAATGAATGTGACAAGCAGAGGTGAAGGGGcaaaattacacagcaagcgAATAATAGATCTGGAAATAGAGCCCAGGACCCCCATGCCCTCAGCACGCAGGAAAACACCATTAGGATTCTGAAGGAATACGgtccagcacaggagcagctgaggtAAGGGAGAGGCCCAGGTGAGGTTTCTGTCAGGGGCAGAGGGTAGATGTGTTTCTATCAGAGGAAATCCCTCATGCTCTCACCTCTTGCGCTTCTGCAGTCTCTGCTTTCGGGTCTGCAGCAAATCCACCTGAGCCTCCAGCTCAGCCTTCTTGTCCTGCAGCTCTTCCACAGACTTCTGCAGCTGCCGGATGGACTCCAGGAGGCTGGAatgctccttcctgctctcctctAGCCGCAGCTGAGAGGCTAAAGCAGCTTCCTAGAAGAAAGCCAAAGAATCTCTCACAGTTCTCTCCCCAGCACCAAAGCAAAAGGCACACAACCTGCAGGAGCTGGCTACCTACACAGCGCACAGGAGGTCCCAGAGCTACACAGGCACACACCATGCGCCAACCCTGGAGGCACAGAACTGGCTCCTTCTCTTAGGAAACAGCCTGGAGCTGATCTAAGTGCCAGCAGGATGGCACTCCAGACCTTCACACTCACAACTTAGGGGAAGCAGTTTGCTTCTTCAAAGCCACAGTTGTAGTGTGCTGCCCTCATCCccagaggaagagcagcacagcacctctcCAGAGCCAAGGCGTACGTACATCTCGTTCCAGCTTCGCCTGCCTGTCTTCCTCCCgcagctgctgcctcttcttcctcagaGACTCCTCCTATACACAGGTAAGACAGCAGGTGAGTGTCAGagggaggagatgctgatgcCCAGCAGGACTTGCAGCAGGTCAGGCCTAAGTCCCAAGACCATTTCAAAACCTGAGGACTGTTGTCAGTTTTGCTTTATTCCCCCCCCACAGGCTCAAGATCCCCTTCCTCTATTTGACTTCAAAGGAGAAGCTGGCCATATTTGCACCCTCTACAGTGTCCAGGGCTCATGGCACTTCTGCAGGATCCCGCTTTTGTGAAGCCTCTGCTCGCCTCCAGCATTTCTCTACCTTTTCACTTCCtcaccccagtgctgctgggaaagGAAGGGCTGACAGAAGCAATGTTATCTACAGCCCTTGGCACAGGCCACGACTTAAGAGATCTGGCAGGCGAGAGCATCAACCAGTGATTTCTGCCAGCTCCACTGGAGCATTTGGAGTGCTTCCCTCTCCCACTGCTACCCAAGATCCAGAAACCCTCATTCttttcacagcagcagggagaagaggaggtAAATCAGGAAGGGGCTGACTGAAATCTGACACGATGTCGAGCAGAACATGCCACCTTGAAAGGCTTTAATGATCCCCCTGTCACTTTGACAGCCACTTACTGTCTTTCACTGCAAAGACCAGCCAGGAGGCTGCACTGCCAGGAGCACTTAGCCCTGCTCTGACCGGAGATGGGGGTTTTACCTGTAACCTGCGTAGCAGCAAAAGCCCTAGCTGAGCACTTCTGCAAAGCCTCCCAGAAGGGGAGACCCGCAGGGACTCACCTGGCTCAGGAGCTGtgctgacctgctctgcacggTCTGCATGCGCACCTCCAGCTCGCTTTCCAGCTCCTGCACCTTCCTCTCCTGCACAGAGATGCTGAGTtaaagagcagcaggagctcctCCCTCACCGGGCAGAGCTCTGCCACCACACCAGGCCCTGGGAAAGCACCCCCTGCCCACTGTGGTGCAGAGGGGGAGGCACAGGGGGTGCCAGGGCACCCAGGCTGTGCCAAGCAGTGCAGCACACACTcaccttctccctctgcctgtgctgcagtgctgcgAGCCGCTcgcccagctctgcctgcagagcctTCACCTCCGCCTCGTGCCGCTGCCGCAGGCGCCCCAGCTCACCCCGCAggccctcctgcagctctgctctttgcttCCTCTCCTGTTTGGTGCCAAACACAACGGGAACAGCGCAGAGTGAAGCCCAGGGTTCTCCATCGCGACTGCACAGAGAGCGAGCCCGGAGCTAACACCAACTACGGCAGGTTAGAACCTTTTGCTTACAGGGACAACCCTGTTAAGGAAAGGGctcaagaaagaagaaacagcccATGAAACTGAGGTTGTGTTACATACTGCTGACTGGATAGCCAAAAACGGGAGGCAGAAGGCTTTCTGAAATGGGTACCCACAAATATCACGCAGAAATCCACAAAAGCATGTGGAAGTTGCCTTCACAGAGAACATTTTGACGGCTTATCCTTATAACCCCAGCCTAAATTCACTTTGTGTCATGGCAACAATGCCCAGAAAGACAATTTCCATTTCTAGGAATGGCTGAGACAGACAGCACTGGCAAGTAGCAGTGTCAGCCCAACTGAGCGAGCCACCAGTCACCTCCCAACCCCACTGCTCTCGCCCAGCAGTACCTCCTCCTCATACTGATCCTGAACCCTTGCCAGGGCCTCCTGGTGCTCCTGTTTCATcctctccattttcctctcatgGTCTTTCTCCACTTCCTGGCGTTTCTCTCTCATCAGCTCGCTGAGCTGGAGGGGTAACAAAAGATGTTCCTCTGAACTACAGCATCAGACCCCAGCAGCCCCCCCCAGGGAACAACTCACACACGAGCAGAGGGACTGAAGCTCAGAGTACATTGCAAGTGGGATCAGGCTGTGGCCTGGGTAGCACAAAGCACCCTGGTGAGGTTAAGATGCTGTTAGGGGTGTTCTTCCCCCTCAGGCACCACCGTCACCACCAGGCAGGGGATGTGGCCTCTCAGACCCCAGGACACATCCAAGGAGAGAGGGTGAGGGACCATCAGCAATGCAAGGTGAGTACTTGCCTCGCGCTCGTATTCTGTCAGTCGATAGGCTTTCAGCTGcactttctgctctgctctctgcaagTCTTCCCGCAGCTGAGCCTCCTCGCTCCTCTGTGCCTCTGCTATCTGGGTTTGCAGGCTGGAAATGACCTGCCATGAAAGCCACCCCCAGAGATTTGTCACCCTTCTGACAAGATCCATTCAGTGTCCTCCTACGGAGAGCAAGCAGCATGGCAAAGACCAGTGTGTGCAGTCTCACCTCCCCCTGCTTGGAGCTTGTCCAAGTGCTGAGCCAGACCTGAACCACATTTAGCAAGTGGGAAACATTACCACCACCCTCCCTGGGCACCTTTGGTGGCAGTGTGGGAGAAAACTGTTTACACTGTAAGGACACCAGCTCTTACCTTACGatgcttctcttctgctgccGATTTCAGCTGCCGAAGTTCACTTGCAAactccttctccagctcttcCATTGCCTACAGGCACAGGAACAAGACAGGCTGCTGGAGAACCTCCATGTGTGGGGACACACCACACTAGATGCATTTGCCATTATCGTCTATCCACAAGCATCAAAAGCACAATAGTAAACCCCTTCCAAACCAGAGCACACGCAAGGGGATCTCAGTGGATCTCAATCAAGCTGTGCTGGAAGGACTGAACTGCCCAGGCTCTCAGGAGGACTAAAGCAGCAGCCAAAGAGGTGATCAGATAAAGTGGCTTGGTTTAGCTTGGCAGAGACACAGTGATCTTTCTCTCATCTTCACATGCAACACGGCCATTTAAGTAATTGCTATTTAATCAGCACTGCAATAAAACCTGAGGGAGTACTCCTCCTCACCTCAATCAGCCTCTAACATCATACCTTAGCATCTTTCCTGTTTTAAGTGAGCCATTGTTAAAACACATGCTGGTGTTATTTCATCTCCATGCTTTAGCTTTGCAACACAAGCCCTAGCTGGGCATAAAGATCTCACCTTCTTCTTTTGCTCATCTAATCTCAACCTGTGCTCACTCAGGGATTGGTCCTTCTCATGCTCCAGTTTGGTCATCTCTTTCTGCTGAACTTCCTCCATTTCCACCTTCATTTGCTCCAAaacaagctgctgcttcctctccaGGCTCTCCTTTTCCATCACCTGCTGGAATTCCCACTCTTCTCTTAGTTTCTGCAGTGTGACCTCTTGCTCTGCCCTGGGAGGTTTGCAACAAGAACACAGATAGAAGTTAGTACTTTACCACTGGACTCCATTTAGGAGCCAGAGCCAAGAGATGACAGCACATGGAAGCCAGAAGAAACTGAGAATCACAGCACACCATTCACACGTGTACCAATTAAGGCtttggaaagaaacagcaaagcagccagTCAGCAGTGAAATAGGAAATAACCAATTGTAGGTTTTCCAGTGTCTGCCTCCTCCAATTGCTTCCACATGCCCTAACAGCTGTTAAACAGAGACATCCACTCAAACCAAGCTACGGTGCAAACTGCTCCTCTCCTTATAGGTGCCATTTCTTTCACTTGCATGGCCCAGAGCTGTGGCCCAACATCACAGCAACACAGCATCACATTTAGGGCCTTGTACTTGCTACCTCAGCAGGGTACCAGCCACGGGAGGCTCAGGAGGGCTAACACCTCCACTTGGAGCAGTTGCTGGTGACATGTGAGATGTTTCCCTCCCAAAGCAGCAGTTTACATCCCCAGGGATGGCAGGAAAACTTCCCACCTtatcttctcctcctctgctttggTCTCTGAGGCAATTTGAGCTCGCAGCTTTGAGAGTCTCTcgctttcttcctttctaatacgcagctcttcctcctcagaGACCTTTGCCAAGTCTTCCTGTAGAGCCCTGAGAGGCGAGCAGccaaaaacagaaacaaggtTCAGGAGGCTTTATTATCTTCAAACCACCTCCCCACGGGatcagctgctgctcccaccgCCTGGGCCTGCCCAAGCGAGGCATTCTCAGGGCTCCAGACCAGCAATTCCCCTCCATGCATCAGAATCtggctgctggcacaggagCATCAAACCTCTGCTACAGTGTGCTGCATCCTCATGGATGGCACTCGGGGCTGGGTGTTTTCCTGGTAAATTCAATCAACTCCTATTAAATGAAAGCAGGCTCCCAGCCAAGGAACCTGGATGCCCTATTCCTTAAAGCCTTGTTTGGAAGTCCCTCTGTAGAACAGACAGTACCAGAGGTTCAGATGGGTCCTCTGGGGTAACCTCATCTTCTCTAATGCTTCAATTTGCAGTCCTGTTACTACCATCCAGGCAGGGTTTGAACACTGGCCAGGTGGTAAAGCTCCAAGCACCGAGCTGGAAACTTCTCCCAGGTTAACCATAAGAGACAGGTTCAGAGCTCTGCAAGCTGCATGTGTATGGAACCAGAGCTCATCCCGCAGGAGGTGTGGGAAtgctccctcctcttcctgaggcaggctgtgctctccacacacagcactgccagcagacCACTGCCCATTGAGATGCGCAGATcctcacacacagcactgcctgtgccAGGCAAAGCCCTGCACTCCTCCTCCCCAAAAGCCTTCTTCTTGCCTCCTTTGCCAATaaccctgcagagcagcactacCTCCAAGGTGATGGCCTATAGCAGCCCAGGCGTGTAGCCCCCAGCAAGGAAATCACAGCtcagagcagaaacaggagGGAGATGGAGTAACAGAAGGAAGTACCtgagggatttttctttttgctgacgAAGCTTctcagcttcctcctcctcctccggctGCCTCATCTCCTCCTGGAACTGCTGACTTTTCTCCTCCTGTGCTTGCAATAAGTGTGTTATCTCTTGCCTGTGCTCCAGCTCATCAGCTGCTCCCTccagggactcttcactaggcTGGTTCAAGGACTTCTCGAGTTCAGGTTGCTCCTCAGGTCGCCTACCAAAAAGAGAAGGTTCCTTTGGCAAAAGTGTGATGGAAAACTGAGTCACATTAAGGAACAGCAACATCCCCCCAAACCAAGCATCCCAGAGCCACCTCCCCTGGAAACATCGCTGTCCAACGGAAAGGAGGATTGAATCCCAATGGACCACATCCCTTGCTGGTTAGCTCACAGGAGCTGAGGaccagcagcacagacaggcagaggcaggacacaAGGTGGGTACACACAAGCTCTCCTCACAAGGCTGCTGGGGAACACAGAGCACAcgctccaggctgagcagtgcATTACCTCCGGTACCAGCATGGGGATGCCCCCATGGGTTGACTCCCAGAGGAACTCTGACTGATAACTTAACCCCAGCAGCACTCAGGTCCTGGTAACTCTGGCTTTGTCCCACTAGAGATCACCTTGTAAGGGGAACAGGAAGGCTTTAGTAGCTCTGAAAGCCAGGCACTAAAGCAGATGCAGGCAGTACCTGTGTGCAGACCAGGGACtagcagtgtgctgctgctggaccagGTACTTCCCTGCCACTGCAGTCTGAAGTGTGCTGGGAGCCTGGTGGCTCCAGGCAACAGAAAGCCCAAAGCACTCCACAAATTCAAACCCAATCTGCTTCtaattaagcttttttttggACAGAGAGCAGTAAAATTATAAGGTCTTAGAGAGGCTGAAAGGGATAGAGGGGAAAATGAAGGTTGAGTTAAGAAAAACCTCATTCTTTGCTAGTGAAAGCTGGAGCAGCAAAGTCTCATCATGCTCTCTGCTAGCATAAGGCAGAGGGACTTCTGTTTTGCCAGCAATCAAGGAAACAGCAGCCCCAGCAATACAGGCTTGAGTCAGAAGAGAAAAGGTCACTTATGCAGCCATTAGCAAAAAGAACAGGACAGGAAGGAGCAGTTGGGTTCTGGAAAATCCCACTTCATAGCTGCTTCTATGGAATGCTGCGTGCTCTGGGCGGGCTGCAGAggagcctgcagcaggaggtgcccatctcctgctctgccacttCCACCTTTTAGCATGTTCTCCTTCTGCCCCAGTTCTTGCTTAAAGGGAGATCCgtccaacacacacacatttacacAGCCCAACACGATTCCCAGGGGGAAAAGGGAGACCCTGTGCTGGTGCCCACATCACAGatcccctctccagcattcagTCCTGAAAGGCACTGCCTGCTTTCCGCCACTGCACCTGCTGGTCCATCACTTGGCACAGAAAGCCAAGTCAGCACAACCACTTCTACTGAGCTCTGCTATGGCAGAGGAACTGCAGGGACAGATCTGCAAAGAGCAGCTATTTACTGCAGCAACAGAGCACTGGCTTTAGCAGGGAACCTGAGCTCTGCATCCTCTGCTCTGAGCTTATTACATCCCAAAGCAACCAGTGCTCCAGTGACTGGAAAACTGGAGTGATTGGCTGGGTCCTGTTGTTTCCCCTGTGTGAAAGCACCTCCCAAAGCAGGATGAAGGCTCCCAGCCTCATCAGTGACGCTGGCAAAGAGGAGGAGGCTCCTCCAAGCACAAAGCAACTTCCCTCCAGCCCAGGGCTCCTGGGCCACAGAGCCCAATGGCCAAGCTGCTGTCCTCCCCTCCCCAGGACAGGCTGTTCACTTGGCACTCACTGAAACAGCTCCTTGGATTTGCATATGGAGATGCCAGAGCACAGCTGTGCCCACCAAACCGCATCTCCTGGGGCACCGACTTCACACCCCAGCTCCTACCACCACAAAGGGGAACAAAGGGACAAACGCTGTTATGTTTACAACACCAGGGACTTAAACAAAGCCCTTACGCTTCCTGTGGGGCAGCAAGCTCCTCCAGGCTGCCTGGGATATCCAGCGAGCCCTCCTGCGATGCCGCTGCCGCTGccacagcctcctcctcctcaggggTCTCTAAAGCAAACCTCTTCTCCTGCGGTGTCTCACAAGCACTCTGAGCCCTCCCGCTTTGCAGCACAAAAGAGGGAACAGAAGACTGGGTTAGCACAGATgagtctggggctgctgcaggtaGAGGTGCCTGCCAGTGGGAACCATTGCTCCAGCACGGGTCTGCCAACGGCGCAACAAAGCTCCCAGCCATTCAGGCTAACAGGCAGCTGAGGATCGCATGGGTGCCAGGCTCAAAATGCTGCATTAATCCCGGGATTACCCCCTCTCTTTCCAGGTCCTCATAGAATCTCCCCAGCTAAGGCAGCCCTATTAGTAATACACTCATGCTGTTGTCCAAATTACAGATGGGAATACTGGCAGGCACGTTTATATCTACATCCCTACTTCACCTTGGCAGGACAGAGAAGAGAGGCAAAGCAAGCAGGAGCTAAGCTTTACaggcagagaggaggagaggatgcACAGCTGGGAAGCGGGTACCAAGAGATAAGGAGGCAGCTCCTACTGGCACGTTCTGGGGGACCTTCACATGAACAGCTCCTCTAAGAACAAGGCTGCAAATCCCAACTGCACCCAGGCAGTCATTAAGATGGACTGCAGCTTCTTCTGTTCACAAGTGTTCCTGGCACAGCAACAGCTTcttgtccccagtgccccagAGTACACGTAACTGTGCAGAGGCTAAGAGGTTTGACACGATTCATCTATAAATGCCACACGCTGCAGCTCTCAGAGGGAGGGGAAGGTTCAGACCATCCTGGCACAAGCGTGATGTTCACAGCCTTAGAGAGAAGTCAGAGCTGTGAGGGAAGCAGAGGGCACCTCCACATCTGGGGCAGCCACAAGGAAATGAGAGCCAGAAGCTACCAGGAAGCTGAAACAAAGCTCAGGTCTGCAGAGGCAGTACTAAGAAGgtggaaggagaagagagaggCTTAGTGAGAAAGCAGCATCTCAGGGTGTTCTGACAGGGGGATGTCTGTACAGGTTACAcagaccagagcagagcaggggcaaCATGACAGGAAAGTCATCCAGAGCTGGGGCTGTCCACACTTCCTCTGTTGCTCTGTTTGTACCATACCTCTCGGCAGCAtttgttcttttgctttgctcttcctctatacttgctttgctttggtctttttcctcttctcccagctCCTGGGCCTGCAGGTAAAAGCAAACAGTGTGGAGTTTGCTGGCTCCTTCCCCATCCAAGCCTCGAAGGACCTCACAGTGGTCACAGGGCAGCACCCTCTGGTCCAATGCATCAGCACTGCGTCCAGGGACCACAGAGCATCCAGGGCTGCTCCAGAACCCCAGCTGAACATGCcagcctcctctcctgcagGTAACCAAGGGTCTCAAAGCATCACAGGAATGCTTCCAGCAGCACAACCAACAGGCCTGGGA
Above is a genomic segment from Melopsittacus undulatus isolate bMelUnd1 chromosome 15, bMelUnd1.mat.Z, whole genome shotgun sequence containing:
- the CEP164 gene encoding centrosomal protein of 164 kDa isoform X6, which codes for MALPPCRQMLEAPEESVVCIGDQIILEESYDENYVPSEQEVQDYARAIGIDPIKEPELLWLAREGIVALLPPGWKPCQDITGEIYYFNFANGQSVWEHPCDDHYRERVIQERQKLLASGSLKKKEKKKKEKKEKKSKKEKQSVKQLAPAGMLLAPVQVPPGGLAPLRGVPAPLLPGLRPSLLPLQHGSPAPTGLHTGAGTQPAETCKATNQLKKSLGLVCEEESSLKPGAVDKGRSEEEESENESSHETRGLFRNLHVDVSALGGSFDSEEKSKAEEEDCGSWVADAADADLQHRRSPAGEAGILREKESVKSRRAEEGQEFSLDSDAVCPPTPIEVLLGDADSSLSDHNKDESGGKHTGNDPLGKPDPEVECDISAAAELPPSLGERSAAGVDMPSGPGPPRAASPAAEPAERDEQVNLASAIASLSGGEEMLNEMREEAAADLEADGKLDAGETSEASDCVEDLQVSDCLDHEVMWPVDMGTKNWLSEQVPDVEDLSAAVDSPMCKAQELGEEEKDQSKASIEEEQSKRTNAAERRPEEQPELEKSLNQPSEESLEGAADELEHRQEITHLLQAQEEKSQQFQEEMRQPEEEEEAEKLRQQKEKSLRALQEDLAKVSEEEELRIRKEESERLSKLRAQIASETKAEEEKIRAEQEVTLQKLREEWEFQQVMEKESLERKQQLVLEQMKVEMEEVQQKEMTKLEHEKDQSLSEHRLRLDEQKKKAMEELEKEFASELRQLKSAAEEKHRKVISSLQTQIAEAQRSEEAQLREDLQRAEQKVQLKAYRLTEYERELSELMREKRQEVEKDHERKMERMKQEHQEALARVQDQYEEEERKQRAELQEGLRGELGRLRQRHEAEVKALQAELGERLAALQHRQREKERKVQELESELEVRMQTVQSRSAQLLSQEESLRKKRQQLREEDRQAKLERDEAALASQLRLEESRKEHSSLLESIRQLQKSVEELQDKKAELEAQVDLLQTRKQRLQKRKSELDAAIRSKQDTLKQLEAEESVESPKEEAELCAEDLGEASEAHSSGEPVSPPTQSHEDGDLQFDHVRSYISAEGISIRNAKEFLVTQTHSMRKRHMALKAAKQQWRQDMQKAQEVVQDPKSSQHLEGMRKNLEEEAKQLDKMKSAMRKGQVLLKKKEEKLSQLESSLLEELSDEDTLKSAACKKMVTFDLSNSEDTNSTSSVNVNQPEFDLRADLQAVPEPDKVRFLTESVMRISSELDRVLGVLGSLSNQQSPLFTSTPRDSTPVSTCASLPGLHAGGSRLPPPRTSLVDPLAWSSGLSSSNHSTAGRSVDSILADKWHKYFPGGFPSHTGSSRLLGSKLGYVPAEEQIRLLQSSQFQSCESDSTSIEGMIGMNEKWLKDFMRESKLPLFPGAQKPPASSSSIPQLKLDENGQLKLYHY
- the CEP164 gene encoding centrosomal protein of 164 kDa isoform X1, producing MALPPCRQMLEAPEESVVCIGDQIILEESYDENYVPSEQEVQDYARAIGIDPIKEPELLWLAREGIVALLPPGWKPCQDITGEIYYFNFANGQSVWEHPCDDHYRERVIQERQKLLASGSLKKKEKKKKEKKEKKSKKEKQSVKQLAPAGMLLAPVQVPPGGLAPLRGVPAPLLPGLRPSLLPLQHGSPAPTGLHTGAGTQPAETCKATNQLKKSLGLVCEEESSLKPGAVDKGRSEEEESENESSHETRGLFRNLHVDVSALGGSFDSEEKSKAEEEDCGSWVADAADADLQHRRSPAGEAGILREKESVKSRRAEEGQEFSLDSDAVCPPTPIEVLLGDADSSLSDHNKDESGGKHTGNDPLGKPDPEVECDISAAAELPPSLGERSAAGVDMPSGPGPPRAASPAAEPAERDEQVNLASAIASLSGGEEMLNEMREEAAADLEADGKLDAGETSEASDCVEDLQVSDCLDHEVMWPVDMGTKNWLSEQVPDVEDLSAAVDSPMCKAQELGEEEKDQSKASIEEEQSKRTNAAESGRAQSACETPQEKRFALETPEEEEAVAAAAASQEGSLDIPGSLEELAAPQEARPEEQPELEKSLNQPSEESLEGAADELEHRQEITHLLQAQEEKSQQFQEEMRQPEEEEEAEKLRQQKEKSLRALQEDLAKVSEEEELRIRKEESERLSKLRAQIASETKAEEEKIRAEQEVTLQKLREEWEFQQVMEKESLERKQQLVLEQMKVEMEEVQQKEMTKLEHEKDQSLSEHRLRLDEQKKKAMEELEKEFASELRQLKSAAEEKHRKVISSLQTQIAEAQRSEEAQLREDLQRAEQKVQLKAYRLTEYERELSELMREKRQEVEKDHERKMERMKQEHQEALARVQDQYEEEERKQRAELQEGLRGELGRLRQRHEAEVKALQAELGERLAALQHRQREKERKVQELESELEVRMQTVQSRSAQLLSQEESLRKKRQQLREEDRQAKLERDEAALASQLRLEESRKEHSSLLESIRQLQKSVEELQDKKAELEAQVDLLQTRKQRLQKRKSELDAAIRSKQDTLKQLEAEESVESPKEEAELCAEDLGEASEAHSSGEPVSPPTQSHEDGDLQFDHVRSYISAEGISIRNAKEFLVTQTHSMRKRHMALKAAKQQWRQDMQKAQEVVQDPKSSQHLEGMRKNLEEEAKQLDKMKSAMRKGQVLLKKKEEKLSQLESSLLEELSDEDTLKSAACKKMVTFDLSNSEDTNSTSSVNVNQPEFDLRADLQAVPEPDKVRFLTESVMRISSELDRVLGVLGSLSNQQSPLFTSTPRDSTPVSTCASLPGLHAGGSRLPPPRTSLVDPLAWSSGLSSSNHSTAGRSVDSILADKWHKYFPGGFPSHTGSSRLLGSKLGYVPAEEQIRLLQSSQFQSCESDSTSIEGMIGMNEKWLKDFMRESKLPLFPGAQKPPASSSSIPQLKLDENGQLKLYHY